The genome window TGAGCTTGTTGGTGTTCCCATACAGAGCGATGTTGCTTAGGCTGCGTGGCAGTCCCAGCCATCTGCGTAGATAGCTGCTCACCTTTCGCTCTAAACCTTCAACCACAGTCATGGGGACCTCATAGATGAGCAGGGGCCAGAGGAGTCTTGGGAGGATTCCATGCTGGTAAACCCAAGCCTTGAATCTTCCAGGGAGCCCTGATCTGTCCACGGCTCTCAACCAGTCCTCCATGGAAGTGCTGGTTTCCCTGATGGAGTCTCTATCGTTGAGGCTGCAGTTAAAGACCTTCCCGAAGCTCTTCACTGGTTTCTCAGTGACTGACGGGATTTGATGTTCTCCCAACCTGAAGCGGAACTTATCAGTGACTCTGCCCTTCTTTAGCACCAAGGACCTGGATTTTGCTGGTTTGAAGCTCATGCGTGCCCATACCATGAGCCTCTCCAACCCTCTGAGAATCCATCTTGCTCCTGGCACCGCTGTTGTTGTCACTGTGAGGTCGTCCATGAAGGCTCTAATGGGAGGTTGCCTTACTCCGGACTTGCTGAGGGGACCTCTGCACTCTGTCTCGGCTGCCTTGACCATCATGTTCATTGCCAGCGCAAAGAGAGTCACTGAGATGGTACAACCAGTGATTATCCCTACCTCAAGCTGGTGCCAATTTGATGTTAACTGGCCAGAGGAGACCCTCAAGCTGAACTTGCTGTAATAGTCCAGGATGAGGCCTTTAACCTTCTGAGGGACGTGGTGTTTCTCCAGTGCGACCTCCACCAGCTTGTGGGGTATTGAGCCATATGCATTGGTGAGATCTAGCCACAGCACAGCCAGGTCCCCCTTGCCTTCTCTTGCTTCCCTGATGAGCTGGGTTACCACCCCTGTGTGTTCCAGGCAACCTGGGACTCCCGGAATACCTCCTTTCTGCACAGACGTGTCGATGTATTTATTGCTCAACAGGAAGTTGGAGAGTCTCTTGGCCACAATGCTGAAGAATATTTTACTCTCCACGCTGAGCAAGGAGATGACACGAAACTGGTCGATGTTCTCAGACTTCTCCTCTTTTGGAATGTACACTCCCTCAGCATACCTCCATGGCTGGGCAATCTTGCCTCTTCTCCAGATGACCTTCAGGGCCTTCCAGAGTCTGTGTAGAAGCTTTGGGCAGTTCTTGTATACCTTGTAAGGCACTCCGCTTGGGCCTGGTGCTGAGCTTGACCTTGCTCTCCTCACCACTTCCTCCACTTCACTCTGGCAGGGCTCCTTCAGGTTGAACTCTACTGTGGGCTCTGGTGGTGTCAGCAGTGCATCGCATGGCCCTAATGGTCGTTCTCTGTTCGGGTCCGAGTAGGTGGCCTTGAGGTGGTTGTTGATCGTGTCCTTGGAGCAGGTGAGTTGGCCAGTCCTCTTTTGGCCAAGAAGCTGCTTGGTCAACTTGAAAGGGTTGGCCAAAAATGCTGCCCTCTTCTTTGCTCTCTCTTTCCGCCTCCTCCTGTGGTACTCTGCCCTACAAAGGGTCAAAAGTTGTTTCCTCAGGATTCCTCTCAGATCTGCTAGGCCAGCTCTCTCTACTTCCCCTGCTGCCTTGTACTGCCTCTTTAGTAGCTTGAGTTCTTCCCTGAGACATTTGATTTTCCTCACTCTGTGGCTTGGAGTGTATGCCGATGGAGTGGGTTTGGATGTCACAGATCCAAATCGCTCAGCTGCAATGTTCACTATGAGAGTGGTCATCGTTAACAATCGATGGTCCACATCCCCCTTAGCTGTCACTTCCAGGATCTGGTTCACGTCTTCATCGAACTGGTGCCACTCAGCTCTCTTTGAGGATTGGGGCCACTGGATCCTTGGTTGAGCCAAAGGGGCACAGCCAGTTCTTGTTGCTGCCACTTGCCGGCTTTGGGGGCTCTGTGGGCTGTCAGGAGGTGCTGTCACTTGAGGGCAGCTTTGGGTGACAGGCGAACGGCTGGCAGCAGGTCTTGGCGACACTAGGAGGCTCCGGGCACTGTGGGTTGCCTCCGGGCCTGGCTCCTCCTGCGTCTTACCAGAAGTTGTGACTTCTGTGCGATGTGTCGTCGTCGCTGCTGCTTTCAGACATCCCATCCTGCCTTGATGGATTCGTAAGCCCCTCTCGTTCTTGCAGCTCTTGCCGCAGATGCACTGTACTGTCGTTGTCGTTATTTCGTTATCCTGTGTCGTCGTTCTTAGGTCCGTCCTATTGGGGTGCTCATCCTCCCCCCCTCTCGGGCACCCCTGGGGGTATCTTTTCTTTGAAGGTTTTGTAGCTTGCTTTGGGTTCTTCCTCTCGGAAAAAGTGGTTTGGGCTGCCAACCCTCTCCACCCCGGGTTGCCGTCTTTCCGGCTGTCATCTGTCTCTCCAGCTGTCACCACACTCTTCATGGTTGTCACCCAGTCTGTTCCTGGTTGTCACTGGTGCTCCCAGAAATGTTCAGTTACAGAAACATCTTCTGATGCACAACCTTGGACACATCATCAGTGTTGTTTCCTGGACTCACAGGGTGTTTCGGGTCTTGCAACAGACACCCTCCTCCAGGCGACCCGACCGAGGCTGATCAAACCCCGGTCTGTGTCCAAGTGGCACGCTACCGCCCCCACTGTTCTCCCCTCTTCAACCAGAGCCATCTGGATGCTTTCTCTGCTGCCTCCACATTATTGCTTATGGCTCTTCTTCGGTTGGCGCCTGTTATGCCCAGTGTACCATATGCCTTATTCAGGGTGTGGCTGGCAAATCCCCTACTGCCTACTTCCACTGGCATACACCTGGTCCTCCACCCATTCGTCCGACACTGCTCCACCAGCTCCTGATATTTTTCCCTCTTTCTCTCCTGAGCCTCCTCCATCCTCTCCTCCCAGGGGACTGTTAGCTCTAGCAAGATTAGTTGTCTGGTGGCCTCAGAGACCAAGATGATGTCAGGTCTCAGTGTGGACTGAGTGATGTGTGCTGGGATCCTCAGTTGCCTCTCTAGGTCAACTGTCATTGCCCAGTCTCGGGCCGTTGAGAGCAACCCAGCAGAGCAGCTCTTAGATGTTCCCTTTGGCCTTTGTCCTTCCTTGATGAAGTGGATAGCCTTGGCTGTGGCTTGACGGTATCGGCTGTCTTTGATCCCTTTGCTGATTGCCTCAGCAATGGTTTTAAGGACCTGATCGTGTCTCCATCGATACCGCCCTTCGCCTAGTGCCTTGGAGCAGCTGCTCAAGATGTGTTCTAGTGTCCCTGGCTTGGAACACAGCGTGCATGCAGGTGTCTCTACTCTGCCCCATGTGTACAAGTTAGATGGGCTGGGAAGAACATCGTAAACCCCTTGGATCAAGAACCTGATTCTCTGGGGATTCCACGTCCAGATGTCCTTCCAAGTGACATTCCGCTCCATCGCCTGCTCCCACTTCATCCAGGCACCTTGCTGCCGCATGGCCACTGCTTTGCTGGTTCTCTCCTCCTCCACTGAAGCACGCACCTCCTCCTGCACCAGCCTCTGCCTCTCCCTCCCGCTGGCCAAGTCGTACCGGGTTGCTGTTAGGCTTCCAAGTCCGGCTCTGCCTTGCGCTACTGTCCCAAGGATGGCCTTGTGCTTCAACCGAGTTTCAGCTTGTTGGACTGCCTCTGCTGCCCTCCACTTTCTCCCTGTCCTGACGACAATCCCTGCCCCGGACACTTTCGCATCTCTGGATCCAGAGTACTGCAGATGTTCCCGTGCCCGTGTCACAATGAACTCCTCCCTCACTGAGCTTAAAGGCAATCTGAGCTTGTTGGTGTTCCCATACAGAGCGATGTTGCTTAGGCTGCGTGGCAGTCCCAGCCATCTGCGTAGATAGCTGCTCACCTTTCGCTCTAAACCTTCAACCACAGTCATGGGGACCTCATAGATGAGCAGGGGCCAGAGGAGTCTTGGGAGGATTCCATGCTGGTAAACCCAAGCCTTGAATCTTCCAGGGAGCCCTGATCTGTCCACGGCTCTCAACCAGTCCTCCATGGAAGTGCTGGTTTCCCTGATGGAGTCTCTATCGTTGAGGCTGCAGTTAAAGGCCTTCCCGAGGCTCTTCACTGGTTTCTCAGTGACTGACGGGATTTGATGTTCTCCCAACCTGAAGCGGAACTTATCAGTGACTCTGCCCTTCTTTAGCACCAAGGACCTGGATTTTGCTGGTTTGAAGCTCATGCGTGCCCATACCATGAGCCTCTCCAACCCTCTGAGAATCCATCTTGCTCCTGGCACCGCTGTTGTTGTCACTGTGAGGTCGTCCATGAAGGCTCTAATGGGAGGTTGCCTTACTCCGGACTTGCTGAGGGGACCTCTGCACTCTGTCTCGGCTGCCTTGACCATCATGTTCATTGCCAGCGCAAAGAGAGTCACTGAGATGGTACAACCAGTGATTATCCCTACCTCAAGCTGGTGCCAATTTGATGTTAACTGGCCAGAGGAGACCCTCAAGCTGAACTTGCTGTAATAGTCCAGGATGAGGCCTTTAACCTTCTGAGGGACGTGGTGTTTCTCCAGTGCGACCTCCACCAGCTTGTGGGGTATTGAGCCATATGCATTGGTGAGATCTAGCCACAGCACAGCCAGGTCCCCCTTGCCTTCTCTTGCTTCCCTGATGAGCTGGGTTACCACccctcctgattggttaatgcagtGCGAATATCCTGgcaaaaatcagatttttcaactcgcacgtttcccgcggcaacgctcaattcgcaaGGAACTCGCCATCCGCGCTACGTCTTCTGCTCGTTCCGCGCCGTTCACGCCACGTCGTTCGTGCCATGCTGTTCTAGTCATTCCagacattcacgcagaaatttGCGTTACAgcaggggcttctgcgactccgctcgcttcctgtaatcacgtcactactagatcaagctcctgattggttaacgcagtgCGAATATCCTGgcaaaaatcagatttttcaactcgcacgtttcccgcggcaacgctcaattcacaCGGAACTCGCCATCCGCGCTACGTCTTCTGCTCGTTCCGCGCCGTTCACGTCAcgtcattcgtgccacgctatTCTAGTCATTccagacattcacgcggaaattcgcatTACAGCAGGgacttctgcgactccgctcgctttctgAAATGTTTAAGTTGGACCcttaaacattttgagtttactcgcttcattcgcgcgtgaaattctagtcattccaGACATTCACACGAAAATTCACGTAATAGGAGCGGCGTCTGCGACTccactcgcttcctgtaatcacatcactattAGATCAagttcctgattggttaacgcagtgCGAATATCCTGGCAAAGTTCAGATTTatcaacttgcgcgtttcccgcggcaatgctcaattcgtGCTGAACGAGCCATCCGCGCTACGTCTTCTGCTCGTTTCGCAGCATTCACGCCATGTCGTTCATGCTACGCTATTCTAGTCATTccagacattcacgtggaaattcgtgTAATAGCcggggcttctgtgactccgctcgcttcctgtaatcacgtcactccTAGatcaagctcctgattggttaacgcagtgCTAATATCCTGgtaaagttcagatttttcaacttgcgcgtttcccgcggcaatgctcaattcgtGCTGAACGAGCCATCTGCACTACGTCTTCTGCTCGTTCCGCACCATTCACGCCAcgtcattcgtgccacgctatTTGCCCGTACAGActtaacatataaaataatcgtgtttgccgcctcttccacgtctgatgtgaatgcacagttaggCGTAGTTCTGAATCTGTCCGGGAAACAGCTTGAACTGATTTGATTCAACTTTATTGTCACTGCTTATTGTTATGTGCCAGCCATGCAATTCATATTCATTTTACAGCTTTACACTGTATATCAAATGCTGTTCAAACATTTGCTTCTATTTTTATCTCTCCTCATGAATTGAAGGAGAAACATCAGATAGAGTTAAAGCCTCCTGACCtgtgaaacaaacaaaaatgatgAGAGACTCCAGAGTTTTATTGCTAGATTAGCAATGACCGTTTCCATCCCTCCTTCAGGATCAAATATCTTTAAGGGGATGGTGCTGGAGTGTAAAGCTACAGAGAtacaacacacatacagagaCGGCAGATAAAGATGGAGAAACTAAGAGAAGAGCAGGTCTGGGCAGGCGGCGACGCCGATGCGTCAGCGGGGCTCCAGTTAGGGAGGGTGATGTGTGTGTTAGTCTCCTGAGTGCCATGTTTCTGTCACCCCTCGTCTGAATGAGTCACGACTGAGTTCTGGTAAGGACCGTCACACAGGCTTTACGGTACTTCCTCACAGCTTCCATTAAGAGCTAGCTCACATCTCACCCCAAAACCACCCCAATTTCACCTCAAAATCCAATATCATGGCCATAAAATCTTCCTGAGTGAAAAGAAAACCGAAGTAAGTGCATTTTAAAAAGGCTACAATATTTCACATGGGTGCTGTATACTTAGTGAGACGACAGAATCACAGCTTCTGTTGGGGCCTTTCACATTTCTTAATTTTGTGTATGTTTCAAGgccaacattttttaaattggtTTTTCGATtaaaaattacaaacatttgaCTATTAAAGCAAAAGGAATTCTTATGTTAAGCATAAACTGGTACAACaatgttgtatttgttagtATTAGTTAATGCAGTTCCTTAGCTAACAATAAACAAAGCTCAGGTGCAAaagccaccaaacgccacctcaccattgactttcatagtagaaaaaaatactGGAAGTCAAAGGTGCTCCAAAATTATTTGGTTACAAACTTTGcccaaaatatcttactttggaaaaattaatttaaaccgTTTTTTATTAGGTATCTA of Paramisgurnus dabryanus chromosome 22, PD_genome_1.1, whole genome shotgun sequence contains these proteins:
- the LOC135740578 gene encoding uncharacterized protein, whose amino-acid sequence is MGCLKAAATTTHRTEVTTSGKTQEEPGPEATHSARSLLVSPRPAASRSPVTQSCPQVTAPPDSPQSPQSRQVAATRTGCAPLAQPRIQWPQSSKRAEWHQFDEDVNQILEVTAKGDVDHRLLTMTTLIVNIAAERFGSVTSKPTPSAYTPSHRVRKIKCLREELKLLKRQYKAAGEVERAGLADLRGILRKQLLTLCRAEYHRRRRKERAKKRAAFLANPFKLTKQLLGQKRTGQLTCSKDTINNHLKATYSDPNRERPLGPCDALLTPPEPTVEFNLKEPCQSEVEEVVRRARSSSAPGPSGVPYKVYKNCPKLLHRLWKALKVIWRRGKIAQPWRYAEGVYIPKEEKSENIDQFRVISLLSVESKIFFSIVAKRLSNFLLSNKYIDTSVQKGGIPGVPGCLEHTGVVTQLIREAREGKGDLAVLWLDLTNAYGSIPHKLVEVALEKHHVPQKVKGLILDYYSKFSLRVSSGQLTSNWHQLEVGIITGCTISVTLFALAMNMMVKAAETECRGPLSKSGVRQPPIRAFMDDLTVTTTAVPGARWILRGLERLMVWARMSFKPAKSRSLVLKKGRVTDKFRFRLGEHQIPSVTEKPVKSFGKVFNCSLNDRDSIRETSTSMEDWLRAVDRSGLPGRFKAWVYQHGILPRLLWPLLIYEVPMTVVEGLERKVSSYLRRWLGLPRSLSNIALYGNTNKLRLPLSSVREEFIVTRAREHLQYSGSRDAKVSGAGIVVRTGRKWRAAEAVQQAETRLKHKAILGTVAQGRAGLGSLTATRYDLASGRERQRLVQEEVRASVEEERTSKAVAMRQQGAWMKWEQAMERNVTWKDIWTWNPQRIRFLIQGVYDVLPSPSNLYTWGRVETPACTLCSKPGTLEHILSSCSKALGEGRYRWRHDQVLKTIAEAISKGIKDSRYRQATAKAIHFIKEGQRPKGTSKSCSAGLLSTARDWAMTVDLERQLRIPAHITQSTLRPDIILVSEATRQLILLELTVPWEERMEEAQERKREKYQELVEQCRTNGWRTRCMPVEVGSRGFASHTLNKAYGTLGITGANRRRAISNNVEAAEKASRWLWLKRGEQWGR